One Gammaproteobacteria bacterium genomic region harbors:
- the tatC gene encoding twin-arginine translocase subunit TatC: MSNPKASDPKTSEALPEESLLSHLLELRTRLLKMVVAIIIVFLILTPFMQPLFGILTLPLLEQLPEGQSMIATQVASPFLTPFKFTFVAAIFLTAPYWLYQLWAFVAPGLYKTEKRFATPLLVSSIVLFYLGALFAYFVVFPIVFGFFNKVAPQGVAVMTDITHYYDFVLALFFAFGVAFEIPIATMLLVKTGLVSVEKLKQYRPYIFLSCFVVGMMITPPDVISQTLLAVPMYLLYEGGLFFSQRFVQVDEKPQELQKN; this comes from the coding sequence GTGTCAAATCCAAAAGCATCTGATCCAAAGACGTCCGAGGCATTGCCGGAAGAAAGTTTGCTCTCGCATTTGCTGGAGTTGCGAACACGTTTATTAAAAATGGTCGTGGCGATCATAATCGTGTTCTTGATCCTGACACCATTCATGCAGCCCTTGTTCGGAATACTAACCCTGCCATTACTGGAACAGTTGCCGGAAGGGCAGTCCATGATCGCTACACAAGTGGCGTCACCGTTTTTAACCCCCTTCAAATTTACTTTTGTGGCGGCAATTTTTTTAACCGCACCGTATTGGCTGTATCAACTGTGGGCGTTTGTGGCACCCGGTTTGTATAAAACCGAAAAACGCTTTGCCACACCTTTGTTGGTCAGCAGTATTGTGTTGTTTTATCTGGGCGCTTTGTTCGCATACTTTGTGGTGTTTCCGATCGTGTTCGGGTTTTTTAATAAAGTGGCCCCGCAAGGGGTTGCAGTGATGACCGACATTACCCATTACTACGATTTTGTGCTGGCCCTGTTTTTTGCCTTTGGTGTGGCCTTCGAGATTCCCATTGCGACCATGTTACTGGTCAAGACAGGTCTGGTCTCGGTGGAAAAGCTCAAACAATACCGCCCGTATATTTTCTTGTCGTGTTTTGTGGTCGGGATGATGATCACCCCACCGGATGTGATCTCGCAAACCTTACTCGCGGTACCCATGTATTTGCTGTACGAGGGAGGACTGTTCTTCTCCCAACGCTTTGTTCAGGTAGACGAAAAACCGCAAGAATTGCAGAAGAATTAG
- a CDS encoding peptide MFS transporter — MNQSTSVTDTSFFGHPKGLMILFLTEMWERFSYYGMRALLIFYLTQHFLFGREKAYLIYGAYTALVYVAPVIGGLLADKYLGSRKAVVFGAILLVAGHFGMAFEGPTAVASATGEVVRNPLYLNIFYLSLALIISGVGFLKANISTIVGALYEKGDRRRDAGFTLFYMGINLGAAAGAILAGWLGQTYGWKYGFGLAGIGMLAGLVVFLKGQPLLMGRADPPDTQKLVAKSPIGLSNEWTIYIGTLLGVVVIWKLIQYQELVGTLLGIFGLAVVIGILVFSFTKCTKEERDQMIMALMLMIFSILFWALFEQAGSSLNLYTDEAVNRTIFGIDVPASVFQSINAIYIVIFGPVFAALWLYLGKRDKEPSIPAKFGMGLILLGLGFLVLVWGANGADGLKTPVIFIFLIYLLHTFGELCMSPVGLSAVTKLSVPRVVGLMMGTWFLASATGNFAASMIARMTAGVDGEVSDPAKVLEVYNQVGLMSIGAGIAILILTPLVFKRLMHGVR, encoded by the coding sequence ATGAATCAATCGACTTCCGTCACGGATACAAGCTTCTTTGGCCATCCCAAAGGTTTGATGATCCTGTTTTTGACCGAGATGTGGGAACGCTTTTCCTATTACGGAATGCGGGCCTTGTTAATTTTCTATTTAACGCAACATTTTTTATTCGGGCGTGAAAAAGCCTATTTGATCTATGGTGCGTACACTGCATTGGTTTATGTTGCTCCTGTAATCGGTGGACTGTTGGCCGATAAATATCTGGGGTCCAGAAAGGCGGTGGTCTTTGGTGCGATTCTGTTGGTGGCGGGTCACTTCGGTATGGCATTTGAAGGGCCAACGGCGGTGGCTTCGGCGACGGGTGAAGTGGTACGTAATCCGCTGTATTTGAATATCTTTTATTTATCTTTGGCCTTGATCATTTCGGGTGTTGGATTTTTGAAAGCCAATATCTCAACGATTGTTGGTGCCTTGTATGAAAAAGGCGATCGTCGTCGTGACGCGGGTTTCACCCTGTTCTATATGGGCATCAACCTCGGCGCTGCCGCAGGTGCGATCCTGGCCGGCTGGCTGGGTCAAACCTACGGCTGGAAATACGGCTTTGGTTTGGCGGGAATCGGGATGTTGGCCGGATTGGTTGTTTTCCTGAAAGGCCAACCCTTATTAATGGGTCGCGCTGATCCGCCAGACACACAAAAACTGGTGGCTAAATCTCCAATTGGCTTGAGCAATGAATGGACCATCTACATCGGTACCTTGCTGGGTGTGGTTGTGATCTGGAAGTTGATCCAGTACCAGGAGTTGGTTGGTACCTTGCTGGGCATATTTGGATTGGCCGTTGTGATCGGTATTTTGGTTTTCTCGTTCACCAAGTGCACCAAGGAAGAACGTGACCAGATGATCATGGCATTAATGCTAATGATCTTCTCGATCTTGTTCTGGGCCTTGTTCGAACAAGCCGGCTCATCCCTTAACCTGTATACCGATGAAGCGGTTAATCGGACAATCTTTGGAATCGATGTCCCGGCCTCGGTATTCCAGTCGATCAATGCGATCTATATTGTGATCTTTGGTCCGGTATTTGCCGCACTCTGGTTGTATCTGGGTAAACGTGACAAAGAACCCTCCATTCCGGCCAAATTCGGTATGGGCTTGATCCTCTTGGGTCTGGGCTTTTTAGTACTGGTATGGGGTGCGAACGGCGCTGATGGTCTGAAAACTCCAGTCATCTTTATTTTCCTGATCTATTTGTTACACACTTTTGGTGAGCTGTGTATGTCTCCGGTGGGGCTATCCGCAGTTACCAAATTATCGGTTCCGCGTGTTGTTGGATTGATGATGGGTACCTGGTTCCTGGCCTCGGCTACGGGTAACTTTGCCGCCAGTATGATCGCGCGCATGACCGCAGGCGTAGATGGCGAGGTCAGTGATCCTGCCAAAGTGTTAGAGGTTTATAACCAGGTTGGGTTAATGTCGATCGGTGCAGGAATTGCAATTTTGATCCTGACTCCGCTAGTGTTTAAACGACTGATGCACGGCGTGCGTTAA
- the tatA gene encoding Sec-independent protein translocase subunit TatA: MFGGISIWQLLIILAIVVLIFGTKKLRNTGRDVGGAVKEFKDALADKSDESTHEQSVREEEKKPEHQD; encoded by the coding sequence ATGTTTGGTGGTATCAGTATTTGGCAATTGCTTATTATTCTTGCCATTGTGGTGTTGATTTTCGGCACAAAAAAATTGCGTAACACGGGCCGCGATGTCGGCGGTGCTGTAAAAGAATTCAAAGACGCACTGGCCGATAAAAGTGACGAAAGTACCCATGAACAATCGGTGCGCGAAGAAGAAAAAAAACCAGAACATCAAGATTGA
- the tatB gene encoding twin-arginine translocase subunit TatB yields the protein MFDIGFTEMLLIALIALVVLGPERLPKVARKLGGLVRQSRQMFYKFQHELSKETEGLDQGIKSGINKLQHDVKDVEKDVKAFFTSKPDHLEDNEE from the coding sequence ATGTTCGATATCGGGTTCACCGAAATGTTACTCATCGCCCTCATCGCCCTGGTGGTGTTGGGGCCTGAACGTTTACCCAAAGTGGCTCGCAAACTGGGTGGGCTGGTACGACAATCTCGCCAGATGTTTTATAAATTCCAGCATGAACTCAGTAAAGAAACCGAGGGTCTGGATCAGGGCATCAAGTCCGGGATCAATAAACTTCAACACGATGTCAAAGACGTGGAAAAAGATGTGAAAGCTTTTTTCACCAGCAAGCCTGATCACCTTGAAGACAATGAGGAGTGA